Proteins from one Mesorhizobium sp. M9A.F.Ca.ET.002.03.1.2 genomic window:
- the serS gene encoding serine--tRNA ligase encodes MLDIKWIRDNPKALVEALKKRSWSGADAQSTVDDLIARDEARREHLTELQTRQERRNAASKEIGNAMRSGDAALAERLKVEVGEIKAFIQNGEARERELDKALNDALAVLPNLPLDDVPVGKDEHDNVVKRIVGKVPARPNWVKEHFEIGEALGMMDFERAAKLSGSRFTVLKSGLARMERALGQFMLDLHTTEHGYEEIQPPLMVRDEVLFGTNQLPKFEEDLFFAPHGDGRLGLIPTAEVPLTNLVREDITPHEKLPLRYTALTPCFRSEAGSAGRDTRGMLRQHQFYKVELVSITDQESSLAEHERMTECAEEVLKRLGLPFRTMTLCAGDMGFGARKTYDIEVWLPGQNAYREISSCSVCGDFQARRMDARYKDRDGKGNRFVHTLNGSGTAVGRALIAVIENYQNEDASVTIPEALRPYMGGLEKIESK; translated from the coding sequence ATGCTTGACATCAAATGGATTCGCGACAACCCGAAGGCCCTTGTCGAGGCGCTCAAGAAGCGCTCGTGGTCCGGTGCTGACGCGCAGTCTACAGTCGATGATCTGATCGCCAGGGACGAGGCGCGGCGTGAACATCTGACCGAGCTGCAGACCAGGCAGGAGCGCCGCAACGCCGCGTCGAAAGAGATCGGCAACGCCATGCGTTCGGGCGACGCCGCCCTTGCCGAAAGGCTGAAGGTCGAGGTCGGCGAGATCAAGGCCTTCATCCAGAATGGCGAGGCGCGCGAACGCGAACTCGACAAGGCGCTGAACGACGCCTTGGCCGTGCTGCCCAATTTACCGCTCGACGATGTGCCGGTCGGCAAGGACGAGCACGACAATGTCGTTAAGCGCATCGTCGGCAAGGTGCCGGCGCGCCCGAACTGGGTGAAGGAGCATTTCGAGATCGGCGAAGCGCTCGGCATGATGGATTTCGAGCGGGCGGCGAAGCTGTCCGGCTCGCGCTTCACGGTGCTGAAGAGCGGACTGGCGCGGATGGAACGCGCACTCGGCCAGTTCATGCTGGACCTGCACACGACCGAGCACGGCTACGAGGAAATCCAGCCGCCGCTGATGGTGCGGGACGAGGTTCTTTTCGGCACAAATCAGTTGCCGAAATTCGAGGAAGACCTGTTCTTTGCCCCGCATGGGGACGGCAGGCTCGGCCTCATCCCGACCGCCGAAGTGCCGCTTACAAACCTCGTGCGCGAGGACATCACGCCGCATGAAAAGCTGCCGCTGCGCTATACGGCGCTGACGCCGTGCTTCCGCTCGGAGGCGGGCTCGGCAGGGCGTGACACGCGCGGCATGCTGCGCCAGCACCAGTTCTACAAGGTCGAGCTGGTGTCGATCACCGATCAGGAATCGTCGCTGGCCGAGCACGAGCGGATGACCGAGTGCGCCGAGGAAGTGCTGAAGCGGCTCGGCCTGCCGTTCCGAACCATGACGCTGTGCGCCGGCGACATGGGCTTTGGCGCGCGCAAGACCTACGATATCGAGGTCTGGCTGCCGGGCCAGAACGCCTATCGCGAGATTTCGTCGTGTTCGGTGTGCGGCGATTTCCAGGCGCGGCGAATGGACGCCCGCTACAAGGACAGGGATGGCAAGGGCAACCGCTTCGTCCACACGCTGAACGGCTCCGGCACCGCCGTCGGCCGCGCTCTTATTGCCGTCATCGAAAACTACCAGAATGAGGATGCCAGCGTAACCATTCCTGAAGCGCTTCGGCCTTACATGGGCGGTCTGGAAAAGATCGAATCGAAATAA
- a CDS encoding protein-L-isoaspartate(D-aspartate) O-methyltransferase translates to MALNHSPTVDDREGFAAFLLRLRGRGTVPKALIAAFEATPRRGFLAAQFHSIAWTDRMLPIECGEAIEGADLQAAVIAALAIEPGNRVLEIGTGSGYTAAVMSRLAVRVVTIDRYKTLVEQAKQRFEALAIGNVIVRQADGSNGLANEAPFDRIVAWAAFDSLPRFLLDQLSSGGIVIAPIGPEEGEQVLAKLTKVGSRFEREDIGLVRLQPILRSVAAVI, encoded by the coding sequence ATGGCCCTGAACCACAGTCCAACGGTCGACGACCGCGAAGGCTTCGCCGCATTCCTGCTTCGCCTGCGTGGCAGGGGCACAGTGCCGAAGGCGCTGATCGCAGCTTTCGAGGCGACGCCGCGGCGTGGTTTTCTTGCCGCTCAGTTCCATTCGATCGCCTGGACGGATCGCATGCTGCCGATCGAATGCGGGGAGGCGATCGAGGGGGCCGATCTGCAAGCCGCGGTGATCGCAGCGCTTGCCATCGAGCCGGGCAACCGCGTGCTCGAGATCGGCACCGGGTCCGGCTACACCGCAGCGGTGATGTCGCGGCTTGCCGTGCGGGTCGTCACCATCGATCGCTACAAGACGCTGGTCGAGCAGGCCAAACAGCGCTTCGAGGCGCTCGCCATCGGCAATGTCATCGTGCGCCAGGCGGACGGCTCCAACGGACTGGCGAATGAAGCGCCGTTCGACCGCATCGTCGCATGGGCGGCCTTCGACAGCCTGCCGCGCTTCCTGCTCGACCAATTGTCGAGCGGCGGCATCGTCATCGCACCGATCGGGCCCGAGGAGGGCGAGCAGGTGCTGGCCAAACTGACCAAGGTCGGCAGCCGCTTCGAACGCGAGGACATTGGCCTCGTTCGCCTGCAGCCGATCCTGCGCAGCGTAGCCGCGGTCATCTGA
- a CDS encoding peptidoglycan DD-metalloendopeptidase family protein produces MQFSVLKANGRNLARGFAVLMVAGTAAGCSSQVARFNSVDDVFTSSTNNQRAIIDKQDAAQPYPGDAPVSAAPLDGSHTQSVTRSSLEPVTTQQLPPVSQAQPAPALAPASQVDRTATGTVAKPFKDAQPDAPRVATAGSEPRATEVVVKDGETISGLSRRYGVPADALMKVNGLSATNGLKAGQKLVIPAYAYSSKKPAPKLADAKPANDTKHDLPAKAPEMVAVLPQQPKPKEDKSAAQVDASAAASQPKDGKAPKPAGAGGTYTVQQGDTLTAIARKTGVGVVALKQANGMQDGLLKIGQTLKVPTGGTATVASAKPAKVDPVTTATTQPAAKTTPSETLAAYTPPKKDTKLIQQAEDDDAVAPDATGIGKMRWPVRGRVISSFGGGKDGVDIAVPEGTAVKAAENGVVIYAGDGLKEFGNTVLVRHENGLVTVYGHARSIEVQRGQKVKRGEEIAQSGMSGTTDSPKLHFEVRKNSAPVDPSTYLE; encoded by the coding sequence ATGCAATTCAGTGTTTTGAAGGCAAACGGACGCAATCTGGCGCGTGGCTTCGCCGTCCTCATGGTCGCGGGTACTGCCGCGGGATGCAGTTCCCAGGTCGCGCGGTTCAACAGCGTCGATGACGTCTTTACCTCCTCGACCAACAACCAGCGCGCCATCATAGACAAGCAGGACGCCGCCCAGCCTTATCCCGGCGACGCCCCGGTTTCGGCCGCGCCGCTCGACGGCAGCCATACCCAGTCAGTCACCCGCTCAAGCCTCGAACCGGTGACGACGCAGCAATTGCCGCCGGTCAGCCAGGCGCAGCCGGCCCCCGCGCTGGCGCCTGCCTCCCAGGTCGACCGGACCGCGACCGGGACAGTGGCAAAGCCGTTCAAGGATGCACAGCCCGACGCACCGCGTGTGGCGACGGCAGGCAGCGAACCGCGTGCCACCGAGGTCGTCGTCAAGGACGGCGAGACCATTTCCGGCCTGTCGCGGCGCTACGGCGTACCCGCCGACGCCCTTATGAAGGTCAATGGGCTGAGCGCCACCAATGGGTTGAAGGCCGGCCAGAAGCTCGTCATCCCGGCCTATGCCTATTCGAGCAAGAAGCCGGCGCCGAAGCTTGCCGACGCAAAGCCTGCCAACGACACCAAGCATGATTTGCCGGCCAAGGCGCCGGAGATGGTGGCCGTGCTGCCGCAGCAGCCGAAGCCTAAGGAGGACAAGTCCGCCGCGCAGGTGGATGCATCGGCCGCAGCAAGCCAGCCGAAGGACGGAAAAGCCCCCAAACCGGCTGGCGCCGGTGGCACCTACACGGTCCAGCAGGGCGATACGCTGACGGCCATCGCCAGGAAAACCGGCGTCGGCGTGGTTGCGTTGAAGCAGGCGAACGGCATGCAGGACGGTCTGCTCAAGATCGGCCAGACCCTGAAGGTGCCGACCGGCGGAACCGCGACGGTCGCCAGCGCCAAGCCGGCAAAGGTCGATCCGGTAACGACGGCCACCACCCAGCCCGCGGCGAAGACCACTCCGTCGGAGACACTCGCCGCCTACACGCCGCCGAAGAAGGATACGAAGCTCATCCAGCAGGCGGAGGACGACGACGCGGTGGCGCCTGACGCCACCGGTATCGGCAAGATGCGCTGGCCGGTGCGCGGCCGCGTGATCTCCAGCTTTGGCGGCGGCAAGGATGGCGTCGACATCGCTGTGCCGGAAGGAACGGCGGTCAAGGCGGCCGAGAACGGTGTCGTCATCTATGCCGGCGATGGCCTCAAGGAATTCGGCAATACCGTGCTGGTGCGCCACGAGAACGGGTTGGTTACAGTCTATGGCCACGCCCGTTCGATCGAGGTCCAGCGCGGCCAGAAGGTCAAGCGCGGCGAGGAAATCGCGCAGTCCGGCATGAGCGGCACGACCGACTCGCCGAAACTGCATTTCGAAGTGCGCAAGAATTCGGCGCCGGTCGACCCTTCGACCTATCTTGAATAA
- the surE gene encoding 5'/3'-nucleotidase SurE, protein MRILLTNDDGIHAEGLASLERIARTLSDDVWVVAPEQDQSGYAHSLSISEPLRLRKIGEKHFAVRGTPTDCVIMGVKKILPAAPDLILSGVNSGANIADDVTYSGTVAGAMEGALLGVRSIAFSQAYSYVGEDRVVPYETTEALAPALLKKLVATPLPDGVLLNVNFPNCPPEEIASTVVTSQGKLVHSLWVDERRDGRGLPYYWLRFGREPVEGKHGTDLHAMRNRLVSVTPLQLDLTAHEIRDQLTKALAWP, encoded by the coding sequence ATGCGCATCCTCCTGACCAATGATGACGGCATCCATGCCGAGGGCCTTGCATCGCTCGAACGCATCGCCCGCACGCTGTCGGACGACGTCTGGGTGGTGGCGCCGGAACAGGACCAGTCCGGCTACGCGCATTCGCTGTCGATCTCGGAGCCGCTGCGCTTGAGGAAGATCGGCGAAAAGCATTTTGCGGTGCGCGGCACGCCGACCGACTGCGTCATCATGGGCGTGAAGAAGATCCTGCCCGCGGCGCCCGACCTGATCCTGTCCGGCGTCAATTCCGGCGCCAACATCGCCGACGACGTCACCTATTCGGGCACCGTCGCCGGCGCCATGGAAGGCGCGCTGCTCGGCGTCCGCTCGATCGCCTTCAGCCAGGCCTATTCCTACGTCGGCGAGGATCGCGTCGTTCCCTACGAGACCACCGAGGCGCTGGCGCCGGCGCTGCTCAAGAAGCTTGTCGCCACGCCGCTGCCGGACGGCGTGCTGCTCAACGTCAATTTTCCGAATTGCCCTCCCGAAGAGATCGCCAGCACGGTGGTCACCTCGCAAGGCAAGCTCGTCCACAGCCTTTGGGTCGACGAGCGCCGCGACGGCCGCGGGCTTCCCTACTATTGGCTGCGCTTCGGCCGCGAACCTGTCGAGGGCAAACATGGCACCGACCTCCATGCCATGCGCAACCGGCTGGTGTCGGTGACGCCGCTGCAGCTCGATCTCACCGCTCATGAAATCCGCGATCAACTCACCAAGGCGCTCGCATGGCCCTGA